The Desmonostoc muscorum LEGE 12446 genome includes a region encoding these proteins:
- a CDS encoding non-ribosomal peptide synthetase — MQQKIQGFPLSPQQKHLWLVQQGSNLYRNQCAVLIEGDLQVEILKEALEKVIARNEILRTNIHRPRGLKIPIQVIDTNSKIFLNEYDLGNHYSQDEEIEALFDKIRDHSVKLEKGQLLKIDLVKCSAKKYVLFINLPSICTDYKTFKNIVYQISQYYTACLQNTEIDEETLQYADVATWQNELLEAEETTTRTNFWQQVDFSALDNLKLAFENCFSQESEFDPQVIKLVIHSDLLTKIEEIIQKYQISINIFFLTCWQILLWRLSGQSNLIVGVGCDGRNYEELKAALGLFGKYLPLVYHLQENYTFSDTLIQVKKLTDEMLEWQDSFSWNAFGKTDTDDIEQAFLPFCYDFEETIANYYAPQVSFSIHQHYVCVDRFKLKLSCVRTQNDLVKVEFHYDAKLFHKEDIENLASQWQTLLSSIINNPSLAISRLDILSEQEREKLLLTFNNTKTAELEYKCIHHWFEEQCDRTPDNIAVIYNNQQLSYQELNTRANQLAHYLQQLGVKPDVMVGICVERSLSMIIALLAILKAGGAYVPIDPAYPAERIGLILQSSQVSVLLTQQHLIENLPKHQTQVVCLETDRQTIAQQSQTNPISNCTADNLAYIIYTSGSTGQPKGVLINHANVVRLLAATDSWYNFNQQDVWTLFHSIAFDFSVWEIWGALLYGGKLIVVPYLLSRSPQDFYQLLLTQQVTILNQTPSAFRQLIQVEESLGNNNDLKLRAVIFGGEALQIESLRPWFERHGDQFPQLVNMYGITETTVHVTYRPLTMADLELASASVIGRPIPDLQVYLLDSYQQPVPIGIPGELHVGGVGLARGYLNQPELTAQRFIPNPFSDKEGDRLYKTGDLVRFLPNGDMEYIGRIDNQIKIRGFRVELGEIEATIIQHPSVSASVVMLRENKPGNQSLIAYIILHPDKTLTIPELRRFLQNKLLDHMVPTAFMILKAFPLTSNGKIDHRALPMPDALRPELEVAYVVPQTEVEKTIASVWQKALNIEKIGIHDNFFEIGGHSLLLVTVHSQLQEILNAELSTLDLFRYPTINSLAEYLSSSANQTAFLQETDIQIEKISDGKAQQRKRLQKIKSVENN; from the coding sequence ATGCAACAAAAAATTCAGGGTTTTCCACTATCTCCTCAACAAAAGCACCTTTGGTTAGTACAGCAAGGTAGTAATTTATATCGGAATCAATGTGCTGTTCTAATTGAAGGAGATTTACAGGTAGAGATATTGAAAGAAGCGTTAGAGAAAGTTATTGCTAGAAACGAGATTCTTCGCACAAATATTCATCGTCCGCGTGGTTTAAAAATACCTATTCAAGTAATAGATACTAATAGCAAGATATTTCTCAATGAGTATGATTTAGGAAATCACTATTCTCAAGATGAAGAAATAGAAGCCCTTTTCGATAAAATCAGGGACCACTCTGTCAAATTAGAGAAAGGGCAACTCTTAAAGATAGATTTGGTCAAATGTTCCGCAAAAAAATATGTTTTATTTATCAATTTACCATCTATTTGTACCGACTATAAAACATTCAAAAATATAGTTTATCAAATTAGTCAGTATTACACTGCCTGCTTGCAGAATACCGAAATAGACGAAGAAACACTACAATACGCTGATGTCGCTACATGGCAAAATGAATTACTTGAAGCAGAAGAAACTACAACAAGAACAAATTTCTGGCAGCAAGTAGATTTTTCGGCTCTAGATAACTTAAAGCTTGCTTTTGAGAATTGCTTTTCTCAAGAATCAGAATTTGATCCTCAAGTTATTAAGTTAGTCATTCACAGCGATTTACTGACTAAAATTGAAGAAATTATCCAAAAATATCAAATATCGATAAATATATTTTTCCTTACTTGTTGGCAAATTCTACTTTGGCGTCTTAGTGGGCAATCAAATTTAATTGTAGGTGTAGGCTGTGATGGTCGCAATTATGAAGAATTAAAAGCAGCACTAGGTTTATTTGGCAAATATTTACCGCTTGTTTATCATCTGCAAGAAAATTATACATTTAGTGATACCTTAATACAGGTTAAAAAGTTAACAGATGAAATGCTTGAATGGCAAGATAGTTTTAGTTGGAACGCATTTGGTAAAACAGATACAGATGATATAGAACAGGCATTTTTACCATTTTGTTATGATTTTGAGGAAACAATTGCTAATTATTATGCTCCTCAAGTATCATTTTCCATTCATCAGCATTACGTCTGCGTTGACCGATTTAAACTAAAGCTTTCTTGTGTCCGTACACAAAATGATTTAGTCAAAGTAGAATTTCACTATGATGCCAAACTTTTCCATAAAGAAGATATTGAAAATTTGGCGAGTCAGTGGCAAACTTTGTTAAGCAGCATTATTAATAATCCTTCTTTAGCGATATCACGATTAGACATTCTCAGTGAACAAGAACGAGAAAAACTGTTACTTACATTCAATAATACTAAGACAGCAGAGCTAGAATATAAGTGTATTCACCATTGGTTTGAGGAGCAGTGCGATCGCACACCAGACAACATTGCTGTTATTTATAATAATCAGCAACTAAGCTACCAAGAATTAAACACTCGTGCTAATCAACTAGCTCATTACCTACAACAATTAGGTGTCAAGCCAGATGTGATGGTGGGAATTTGTGTAGAGCGATCGCTGTCTATGATTATCGCATTATTAGCCATCCTCAAAGCTGGTGGTGCATACGTACCGATAGATCCAGCCTATCCAGCAGAACGTATAGGCTTGATATTGCAGTCATCTCAAGTGTCTGTGTTACTAACACAGCAGCACCTGATAGAAAATTTACCAAAACATCAGACTCAAGTTGTTTGTCTAGAGACAGATAGGCAAACCATAGCTCAACAAAGCCAAACAAACCCAATTAGTAACTGCACAGCTGATAATTTAGCCTACATCATCTATACATCTGGCTCAACAGGTCAACCCAAAGGAGTCTTAATTAATCACGCTAATGTAGTCCGTCTGTTAGCTGCAACTGATTCCTGGTATAACTTTAATCAACAGGATGTTTGGACACTATTCCATTCAATAGCCTTTGATTTTTCTGTTTGGGAAATCTGGGGAGCCTTGCTATATGGCGGAAAGTTGATAGTAGTACCATACTTGTTGAGTCGTTCACCTCAAGACTTTTATCAATTGTTATTAACCCAGCAAGTCACAATACTGAACCAGACACCTTCGGCTTTTCGCCAACTGATACAGGTAGAGGAATCTCTAGGAAATAATAACGACTTAAAGCTGCGAGCAGTTATTTTCGGTGGGGAAGCTTTGCAAATTGAGAGTTTAAGACCTTGGTTTGAACGTCATGGCGACCAGTTTCCACAATTAGTAAATATGTACGGCATTACAGAAACAACCGTGCATGTGACTTATCGTCCGCTAACAATGGCAGACTTAGAACTAGCATCAGCAAGTGTAATTGGTCGTCCAATTCCTGACTTGCAAGTTTACTTACTAGATAGCTATCAGCAGCCAGTACCGATCGGAATACCCGGTGAATTGCACGTTGGCGGAGTTGGATTAGCCAGAGGTTATTTAAATCAACCTGAATTAACAGCGCAGAGGTTTATCCCCAATCCCTTCAGTGACAAAGAAGGCGATCGCCTTTACAAGACAGGTGATTTAGTTCGCTTTTTACCGAATGGAGATATGGAGTATATCGGTCGCATCGATAACCAAATTAAAATACGTGGTTTCCGTGTTGAGTTGGGAGAAATTGAAGCGACTATTATTCAACATCCATCGGTATCTGCAAGTGTAGTTATGCTTCGGGAGAATAAACCAGGAAATCAAAGTTTAATAGCCTATATAATTCTCCACCCAGACAAAACATTAACAATTCCTGAACTGCGTCGCTTCTTACAAAATAAATTGCTTGACCACATGGTACCAACAGCGTTTATGATATTAAAAGCCTTTCCATTAACATCTAATGGTAAAATAGATCATCGAGCATTACCAATGCCAGATGCTCTGCGCCCAGAATTAGAAGTTGCTTATGTGGTACCACAAACTGAGGTAGAAAAAACAATAGCCTCTGTTTGGCAGAAAGCTTTGAATATTGAAAAAATAGGCATTCACGACAATTTCTTTGAAATTGGTGGTCATTCATTACTTTTAGTTACGGTTCACAGCCAATTGCAGGAAATATTAAATGCAGAACTATCAACCCTTGATTTGTTTAGATATCCTACCATCAATTCTTTAGCAGAGTATTTAAGTTCGTCTGCAAATCAAACAGCATTTTTACAGGAAACTGATATCCAAATAGAGAAAATTTCAGATGGTAAAGCGCAACAAAGAAAACGTTTGCAAAAAATAAAATCAGTTGAAAATAATTAG